From a single Candidatus Hydrogenedentota bacterium genomic region:
- a CDS encoding Gfo/Idh/MocA family oxidoreductase, with protein sequence MTKNAMTRRAFLAATTTTAAAGALAQPNTAQVVPGKKSPNEKLNIAAIGAGGKGMGDIMSCHRHGENVVALCDPDFDRASEAFYRLPEAKQFKDYREMLESMPEIDAVTISTPDHTHAPAAYMAMKLGKHVYVQKPLTHTVAEARLLTNVAREMGVATQMGNQGHCGDGVRDLCEMVWSGAIGQVKEAHVWTNRPVWPQGIDKPLDEEAIPETMNWDLWIGTAPMRPYNAKYAPFNWRGWWDFGCGALGDMACHIMDPAFWALKLVEAPDYTVEVVAQSGKNDQTAPNASIVKYSFPARGDMAPVDVYWYDGELIPKRPDGVPLDQKLGDGRNGSYFVGESGILTAGEYGGQARLLPDEKMLDYKKPEQTIKRIEGEDPYLNWIQACKGGEAAASNFDYSGPFTEMVVFGNLAIRTEQKMHWDNKKGMVTNVPNPAEFVSKEYRKGWELPC encoded by the coding sequence ATGACCAAGAATGCCATGACCCGGCGCGCCTTCCTGGCCGCCACCACCACCACGGCCGCCGCGGGCGCCCTCGCCCAGCCCAACACGGCCCAGGTCGTCCCGGGGAAGAAATCCCCCAACGAAAAACTCAACATCGCCGCCATCGGCGCCGGCGGCAAGGGCATGGGCGACATCATGTCCTGCCACCGCCACGGTGAAAACGTCGTCGCCCTCTGCGACCCCGACTTTGACCGCGCCAGCGAGGCCTTCTACCGCCTGCCCGAAGCCAAGCAGTTCAAAGACTACCGCGAGATGCTGGAGTCCATGCCCGAGATCGACGCGGTCACCATCTCCACCCCCGACCACACCCACGCCCCCGCCGCCTACATGGCCATGAAGCTCGGCAAACACGTCTATGTGCAGAAGCCCCTCACGCACACTGTCGCCGAAGCGCGCCTCCTGACCAACGTCGCCCGCGAAATGGGCGTCGCCACCCAGATGGGCAACCAGGGACACTGCGGCGACGGCGTCCGCGACCTCTGCGAAATGGTCTGGTCCGGAGCCATCGGCCAGGTCAAGGAAGCCCACGTCTGGACCAACCGCCCCGTGTGGCCCCAGGGCATCGACAAGCCCCTCGACGAGGAAGCCATCCCCGAAACCATGAACTGGGACCTCTGGATCGGCACCGCCCCCATGCGCCCCTACAATGCCAAGTACGCCCCCTTCAACTGGCGCGGCTGGTGGGACTTCGGGTGCGGAGCCCTCGGCGATATGGCCTGCCACATCATGGACCCCGCCTTCTGGGCCCTCAAGCTCGTTGAAGCCCCCGACTACACCGTCGAAGTCGTCGCACAGTCCGGCAAGAACGACCAGACCGCCCCGAACGCCTCCATCGTCAAGTACAGCTTCCCCGCGCGCGGCGACATGGCCCCCGTCGACGTCTACTGGTACGACGGCGAGCTCATCCCCAAGCGCCCCGACGGCGTGCCCCTCGATCAGAAGCTCGGCGATGGCCGCAACGGCTCCTATTTCGTGGGCGAGAGCGGCATCCTGACGGCCGGCGAATACGGCGGCCAGGCGCGCCTCCTGCCCGACGAGAAAATGCTCGACTACAAGAAGCCCGAGCAGACCATCAAGCGCATCGAGGGCGAAGATCCCTACCTCAACTGGATCCAGGCCTGCAAGGGCGGCGAAGCGGCCGCATCCAACTTCGACTACTCCGGCCCCTTCACCGAAATGGTCGTCTTCGGCAACCTCGCCATCCGCACCGAGCAAAAGATGCACTGGGACAACAAGAAGGGCATGGTCACCAACGTCCCCAACCCCGCCGAATTCGTCAGCAAGGAATACCGCAAAGGCTGGGAACTCCCCTGCTAG
- a CDS encoding isoprenylcysteine carboxylmethyltransferase family protein — translation MDVGYRIALAIVAVAHGVFSRRYVRGARAGATLFKERAEGRGLAAATGAAYAAYCFTVLAFMINPAWMGWSALPIPPWLRWVGAPVMAAGAALHIWGMHHLGKNLTISISTRAGHALVTSGPFRWIRHPLYSGGMLESVGVCLLLANGAVSACALAFWLLIAWRTPLEEAILEDAFGERYRQYRGYTGRFLPRVTRG, via the coding sequence GTGGACGTGGGATACCGGATTGCGTTGGCGATCGTTGCGGTTGCGCATGGCGTATTCAGCCGGCGTTACGTAAGGGGTGCGCGGGCGGGTGCGACGCTGTTCAAGGAGCGCGCCGAGGGCCGGGGGCTGGCGGCGGCGACGGGCGCGGCCTATGCGGCCTATTGCTTCACCGTGCTGGCCTTTATGATAAATCCGGCGTGGATGGGGTGGTCCGCGCTGCCGATTCCGCCGTGGCTTCGGTGGGTTGGCGCGCCGGTGATGGCGGCGGGCGCCGCGCTGCACATCTGGGGCATGCACCATCTCGGGAAGAACCTGACGATTAGCATCAGCACGCGCGCGGGGCATGCGCTGGTGACGTCGGGCCCGTTTCGGTGGATCCGGCACCCGTTGTATAGCGGGGGAATGTTGGAATCCGTTGGCGTGTGCCTGCTGCTGGCAAACGGGGCGGTGTCGGCGTGCGCGCTGGCGTTCTGGTTGCTGATCGCGTGGCGCACGCCGCTGGAGGAGGCGATCCTGGAGGACGCGTTTGGAGAGCGGTATCGCCAATACCGGGGCTACACGGGGCGTTTTCTGCCGCGCGTGACACGGGGCTGA